The genomic DNA TGACGGCGGCCCAGCAACCTCGCGCTAGGTAGCTGGGCCGCCGTCAGGTAGTTCTGGGAGCGGACGGGGCCTTGTTCACAGGCAGGTTCGCGATTAGATTATGAGCAGTTGAAACACTCTTCCGACACCCGCCGATGGAGGTGGACCGTCCGCCATGGATTCGACGCTGCTGCTCGAAGACACCTATCAGAGCGCCGTTCGACGCGCACATGAGCGTCTGGCAGGACCGTCGGAGACGAGCCTCCACCTGCCGTCGTCAGGGCCCGGGGTGCGCGCCTCGGTGCTGGAATCCTGGGACCGGTCCCTGACCCGGCTGCGCGACCCCGACAGCGTGCAGGTCCAGGTCGCATTCGAAACCGATCGTCTCGCCGAGGTGCGCCGGCGACATCCCTTCCACGCGATCATGCCGCTGCTGCGGTCCCATCTCATCGAACCCGCCAAAGACGCCGGACTGCTGGCCGCCCTCGGCGACGAACAGGGGCGACTGCTGTGGGTTGAGGGGGAGCGGGGCGTGCGCAACCGCGCCGAAGCCATGGGATTCGTCTCCGGTTCGGACTGGTCCGAGGAGGTCATGGGCACCTCCGCCCCGGCCCTGGCACTGCGATCGGGCCTGCCCGTGCAGGTCAGCCGCGCCGAGCATTTCGCCCCCGACGTCCATTCCTGGAGCTGCAGCGCCGTCCCCGTCACCCACCCGCTGACCGGGCAGGTCATCGGCATCATCGATGTCACCGGGGGAGACGACGCCGTGTCCTCCATCGTGCTGCCGCTGCTGTCGTCGACGGCGAAGGCCGCCGGGGCTCAGCTGTCCCAGCTCTTCACGCCGCAGCAGATGCACACCGGCACCGAGGCGGCCGGGACCAGACTGACAGTGCTCGGTCCCAGCCCCGCTTTGGAGAACCCCGATGGAACGCGGATTCCCCTGAGCCGTCGGCACGCCGAGATCCTGTTGCTGCTGCACAGGCATCCCGACGGCATCAGCGGTGCCGGACTGGTGGAGCGGCTGTGGTCGGTCGGCGGCAGCGAAGTCACGGTCCGGGCGGAGATCAATCGTCTGCGCAGAACGATCGGCAGCTTCGGCGATCTGCGCATCGACGCCCGCCCCTATCGGTTGCACGGGGACGTCGATTCGGATCTGGAGCTCACCGTGCAGGCTCTGGCCAGCGGTGACACGGATTCGGCCCTCGAGCAGTTCAGGGGGACCGTCCTGCGGGATTCCGAAGCGCCGGGAGTCCGCGAGATCGCGGCGGAGGTCGATGCGCTTATGCGCGAGACCCTGCTCCAGGACGGAACCTGGCAGCAGCTGTGGCGGTTCGCGAACCTGCCGGACTTCCGCGACGACGTCGAAGTCCTCATGACAGTGCTGCGTCTGGCACCGCCCGAGGCCGCCGAACGCAACGCCGCGGTCGTGCGCCTGGAGGCGCTGGGCCTCTGAACTCGGCGAACCGATTGCGGTTCGGTGTGCGGGACGGGGCGGCCACCTCGGCGATGTGATGCAACCCACATGCAACGTTGCGCTCGGTAGCGTCGTGGTCACACGGAGACAATCCGGTGGAATCAGACGCATCAAAGGAGTTGCAATGACTGTCTACGCACAGCCTGGTCAGGACGGGTCGCTCGTCACCTTCAAGTCCCGGTATGAGAACTTCATCGGCGGTCAGTGGGTGCCGCCGGTCAAGGGCAACTATTTCGAGAACCCCAGCCCCGTCACCGGCAAGACCTTCACCGAGGTCCCGGCCAGCACCGCTGAGGACATCGAACTCGCTCTCGACGCCGCGCACAAGGCGGCTCCGGCCTGGGGCAAGACCTCGGTCGCCGAACGGGCCAACATCCTCAATCGGATCGCCGACCGCATCGAAGAGAACCTCGAGATGATCGCCGTCGCCGAGACTTGGGACAACGGCAAGGCGATCCGCGAGCCCCTCAACGCCGACCTGCCGCTGGCGGTCGATCATTTCCGCTACTTCGCCGGAGCGATCAGGGCACAGGAGGGCGGACTCTCGCAGATCGACGATGACACCGTGGCGTATCACTTCCACGAGCCGCTCGGTGTGGTCGGCCAGATCATTCCCTGGAACTTCCCGATCCTCATGGGCGTGTGGAAGATCGCACCGGCGCTGGCCGCGGGCAACGCGATCGTGCTCAAGCCCGCCGAGCAGACTCCTGCCTCGATCCTCGTCCTCGTCGAGCTCATCGCCGACCTGCTGCCCGAGGGCGTGCTCAACGTCGTCAACGGCTTCGGTCTGGAGGCCGGCAAGCCGCTGGCGTCGAACAAGCGGATCTCGAAGATCGCGTTCACCGGTGAGACCACAACCGGTCGTCTGATCATGCAGTACGCCTCGCAGAACATCATTCCGGTGACTCTGGAGCTCGGCGGAAAGTCGCCGAACATCTTCTTCGAGGATGTGCTGGCCAAGGACGATTCGTATGCGGACAAGGCCCAGGAGGGCTTCACGATGTTCGCTCTCAACCAGGGCGAGGTCTGCACCTGCCCGTCGCGTGCGCTCATCCAGGAATCGATCGCCGATCCCTTCCTCGAGAAGGTCGTGGCCAGGACGAAGAAGATCGTCCAGGGCAATCCGCTCGACACGGACACGATGATGGGCGCCCAGGCCTCGAACGACCAGTTCGAGAAGATCATGTCCTACCTCGACATCGGCCGTCAGGAAGGCGCCGAGGTGCTCACCGGCGGCGGCAAGGCCGAACTCGACGGGGATCTGGCCGGCGGCTTCTACGTGCAGCCGACGATCTTCAAGGGCACGAACAAGATGCGCATCTTCCAGGAGGAGATCTTCGGGCCCGTCGTCTCGGTCGCGACATTCTCCGACTACGCCGACGCCATGGCCACGGCCAATGACACGCTCTACGGCCTCGGCGCCGGTGTCTGGTCGCGCGACGGCAACACCGCCTACCGGGCCGGACGTGAGATCCAGGCCGGGCGTGTGTGGGTGAACAACTACCACGCCTACCCGGCTCATGCGGCCTTCGGCGGGTACAAGGCTTCGGGCATCGGTCGCGAGAACCACAAGATGATGCTCGATCACTACCAGCAGACGAAGAACCTGCTCGTCAGCTACTCGGAGAGCGCCCAAGGCTTCTTCTGATCCCTATTGCTACCCGACGGCGGCGCAGCAACCTGGCGCCAGGTATCTGGGCCGCCGTCGGGTAGTTCCACCACAAGTTCAAACCCCGCATCGCCTCATCAACCATCATCACAAAGGAGCGAATGATGTCCGCAATGAAAGCTGCAGTGGTCGAGGGCTTCGGCCAGGAACTCGTCGTCGGGGACAACGCCATTCCCGAACCCGGCCCGGGTCAGGCCCTCGTCAGACTCGTCGCCTCCGGCGTCTGCCACACCGATCTCCACGCCGCACACGGTGACTGGCCGGTCAAACCGAAGGTGCCGCTCATCCCGGGACACGAAGGAGTCGGCATCGTCGAAAAGGTCGGCGAAGGCGTCACCGATGTCGAGGTCGGACAGATGGTCGGCAACGCCTGGCTGTGGACCGCATGCGGAACATGTGAGCACTGCCGTCAGGGATGGGAGACCCTCTGCGAATCCCAGGTCAACGGCGGCTACGGCGTCGACGGCTCCTTCGGCGAGTACATGCTCGTCGATACGAAGTTCGCCGCCATTGTCCCCGACGATGCCGATCCCTATGAGATCGCCCCGGTCCTCTGCGCCGGCGTCACCGTGTACAAGGGACTCAAACGCACCGAGGTGAAGCCGGGCCAATGGGTCGTCATCTCCGGAATCGGCGGGCTCGGACACATCGCCGTCCAGTACGCCGTGGCCATGGGAATGCGCGTCGTCGCCGTCGACGTCGCCGACGACAAGCTGGCGCTGGCGAAGAAGCACGGTGCCGAAATCACCGTCAACGCCTTCGCCGAGGATCCGGCCGAGATCATCCAGGACAAGATCGGCGGCTCACACGGAGTCCTCGTCACCGCCGTCCACCCCGCGGCGTTCGGTCAGGCAATTGGAATGACTCGCCGAGGCGGCACCATCGTCTTCAACGGACTGCCGCCCGGTGACTTCCCGGCACCGATCTTCGACATCGTGCTCAAGGGCCTGACGATCCGCGGTTCGATCGTCGGCACCCGACAGGACATGGTCGAGGCGTTGGAATTCTACGCCGCCGGCAAGATCCACCCGACGTTCACGAAGCGACCGCTCGAGGACATCAACGCGATCTTCGACGAGATGGAACACGGCAAGATCGACGGCCGCGTCGTCATCGAATACTGACAAACCCGCACACCCGCGCTCCCGAACTACCTGACGGCGGCGCAGCAACCTCGCGCCAGGTTGCTGCGCCGCCGTCAGGTAGTGTGGGAGGGGTCTCGGTGGTCGGATTGGACTTGCCGGGACAGACTTCGTTAGACTTGAACCACCCAAGACCGTCGGTCTCTGTGGAATCATCGGAATTCGCCATCGAATCCCGGTGGCTGCAGACGAAGACTCCTAGAGAGTGACCCACGCAGGTGAGCTCGAAATCCTTCCGTCGGATTCCCTTTGGAATCGGCGGCCAAGCGTTTCACGCCTATCTGCGTGGAGCGCTTTTTCTGTTGTCGGGACAGACCGGACGACTTATGAAAGGAACACCATGGCGAGGCCAGACAAGGCAGCCGCAGTCGAGGAGATCAAACAGCAGTTTGAGAACTCCGACGCTGTGTTGCTGACCGAGTACCGCGGTCTCACCGTCGCGCAGATGAAAGAACTGCGCGTCTCTCTCGGTGAGAACGTCAGCTACGCCGTGGTAAAGAACACGCTGACCAAGATTGCAGCCAAGGAAGCCGGAGTCACCGGTCTCGATGAGCACCTCAATGGGCCCACCGCGATCGCGTTCGTCAACGGCGAACCACCTGAGACTGCCAAGGCACTGCGTAACTTTGCCAAGGCGAACGACAAGCTCGTGGTGAAGGGCGGCTACTTCGATGGAGCCGCGCTCAGCCCCGAACAGGTCAACCAGCTCGCCGACCTCGAATCCCGCGAAGTGCTGCTTGCAAAGGCAGCCGGTGCCATGAAGGCAAGCCTCCACCAGGCGGCTTACCTCTTCACCGCTCCGCTGGTCAAGGCCGTGCGCACTGTCGATGCCCTCCGCGAGAAGCAGGACGACGCTCCTGCCTCCGACGCCTGAGCATCACCACAAACCGAACCGGTCGCTGATCGTGACCAAAACAGGAAGGACTAGCCACCATGGCTAAGCTCACCACCGACGAGCTCCTCGAGGCTTTCAAGGAGCTCACCCTCATCGAACTGTCCGAGTTCGTCAAGAAGTTCGAAGAAGAGTTCGACGTCGAGGCTGCCGCTCCGGCCGCCGTCGCCGTTGCTCCTGCCGCTGGCGGAGCCGGCGAAGCCGCTGCTGAAGAGCAGACCGAATTCGACGTCATCCTCGAATCGGCCGGCGAGAAGAAGGTTCCCGTCATCAAGGAAGTCCGTGGACTCACCTCCCTCGGACTCAAGGAAGCCAAGGACCTCGTCGACGGAGCTCCCAAGGCCGTCCTCGAAGGCGCTTCGAAGGAAGACGCCGAGAAGGCCAAGGAGACCCTCGAGGCTGCCGGCGCCACCGTCACCCTCAAGTGATCTTCTGCGCAGCAGCCTGACTGCTGCATAGGCTTCGAACCCCCACGGTCCGCCGTGGGGGTTCTCTGCATCCCCACCGGGAATGCCCACTCCAACAGGAATGCCCTAGGAATGCCCTCATTCGCCGAGGATGTTCGCCCGTCCCATGTCGATGTGACCGATTCGGAACACCGATCGAGAGGGGCCGGGCAGAAGCTGAACTATCCTTGACTGGTGACTGAGACGACGAGCTACGCCCGCGCACAACAGCAGCTGCGCGAACGCATCCGCGGAACTTGGGCGCAGCATCCCCTCTACATCGACGAGATCATCAGGCCCGGACTGACCGAGAATCAGATCAAGGCCATTCGGCAAGCCTCACAACAGACCGAGGACACCGGCCTCACCCACTACCTCGCGATCGTCCCCGGACTCCTGACCATGGGCTACGGCGATTGGGCGAAGTTCACCTCCGACTTCGCCTTCGACATGCATCAGGAATCGGGGGAGAAGCAGACCCTCGTCCTCTTCAGTGAAGGCGAGACCTCCGCCCGCTCGTTCGCCTACCTCGTCACCGACAACGGACCCGTCGTCCCCACGGGTGCCCCGGAACTCATGAAGTCCAGCAGCGACGACTTCATCTCTGTCGAACTCGCCGTGCCCTACTATCTGCAGGTCCTCGTCGCCGCCGCCAAGGGCACCGAACCTCCCCAGGCACCGGATTTCGACACCCGCGACATCGGTGACCGCGATGAGGACTACATCGAACGCTTCGGCCTCGACAACTCCGACCCAGACACGCTCGTCTTCGGCGCCACGGCGGTCGCAGCCCTCGGTGCGACCCTGTGGCTGCTGCATCGCCGTCATCGCTATTCCTGGCGGTCTGAGCTGACCACGAAACCCGAACTGGTCACGTCGCACAAGCTGAAGAAGGCCGTCACCGAGGCGGCCGCCCCTATCCCCGAACCCGACCATCCCGATGACGACACGTGGGCCCTGCATGACCGCGGCAGACGAATCCAGGATGCGCTGGCGGCTCTGACCGCGGCCCACCCCGATTGGGCAGAATCGGTCGACTTCGCCCACCGCAACGGCGTGTTCGTCCTCGTCGCCCTCGACCGTTGGCTGCGCCGACAGCTGCGCAGGCGCTCCAGCCGAGTCGAAGACGAACCGCGCTTCTGCTTCCTCTTCCCGCATCATCGCAAGGACATTGAGGACCATGTGCTCAAACAGTCGGGCCGCAGTCTCACCGTAGGGATGTGCGCCGACTGTCGTCAGGAGCTGGCGACCGGCCACGACCCGGAACGACTGATGGTGCCCAAACGTCCCGGCTCCACCCGTGCAGTTCCGTACTTTCAACGCGATGACGCCTACGCACTCTCTGGTTTCGGCAGCTTCCAACCTCTCGACGAGGCGGTGCTGGATGAAATGAGCCCTCAGCGCTCCGCCGCTGTCGGAAGGAGCCGATGATGGCCGCCGGAAGCGTGCGTTCGAAGACCCCACTCGACTGGCTCATCGCCGTCGTCGCGGTCACTGCAGTGTCGATCGGCGCCACTCTGCTGAGCACACATCTGTTCGATCAGGCGAAGGCCGAGAGGATCACCGCAGCCGACAGTGACGCGATCGTCGTCGACTCGATCTACGACGACCGCATCGAAGGCGCCCATGATCCGAACTACGGAAGAGACCGGTACCAGGCGATCGCGAAGTCCTTCGCCGCAGATCCCGTCTACTTCGACGGCTACCCGGAGTTCGAGATCGACGAGGGCGATGTCGACTCCATCCGCGCGGAGATCGCCGACGCCGACAGCCCGATCTATGTGGCGTTCCTCAACGTCTCGGATCTCGACGATGCCGATGGAGACCTCGATCTGTTGGCGGCCCGGATCGCCACCGAGATGGATGACCCCGAGGCTGCAGTGCTCACGGTCGATGCCACCGGGCGCATGGGACTGGCGGAGAAGGGCCTCATCCGACCTTCGCTGCTGTCTCTGTCGGGGGACTTCGACGACAGCGACTCCGATGCCGCGCTCGCGGGAGTGCGTAAGATCAGTGCTGCCGAGACCGAGGACGTCGAATCGCGCTACTCGCACCGTCACGATGATGACGGGAACCCGGAGGTGACTTCCGAGGACACGACGAAGGACCCGCACACGCTGTCGTACAGCACCGGCGGCGCCGTGGCCGGAGCCGTCTTCGGCATCCTCGTCGGCGGGGGAATCGGCGTCGGAACATACTTCATCCGCCGCGCACTGAAGAAACGGACAGCGAAGCAGTGACCCAACAGGCCCAGACGATCGCCGAGGCGCTCAACACCGATCCCGTCTACGTGACGAATGCCGCGAAGGGGGAGATCAACGAAACGCTGCTGCAGAAGGCGGAGACGAAGATCGACAGCCTCGACTTCGATGTCTACGTCATCATCACCGGAGGCGAGGGTGCCGATAGGGATCTGCTCGAGCAAGTCAAGGTCTTCAACGGCGATGAGGGTGCGTTCATCATGATCGATACGAACACCGACCTCGCCGTCGACTACACCTTCGAGGACCAGCACGACCTGCAGATGCAGGTGATGGAGCAGATGTCCGTCGGACGCGAACAATGGAGCCACAGCACTCCGTCGCAGACGAAGCTGAACATGCTCCTCGACCTCTACGCCGATCCGCAGGAGGCACCCGAGTACGAAACAGGACAGGAAGTCTCGGGCAGCGAAGTGCAGACGGTCGACGGTTCGAACTCGACAGCCACTCTGTTCCTCGGGGGAGCGGTTCTGGTGCTGGCGCTGGTCATCGCCGTCATCTGGTTCGCCCGGTCCCGGCGAGAGCGGGCGAAAGCCGCCCGCACCCGCCGCCGCTTCGAATTGCCGGCACGACTGCTCGACCGAGTCGATGACCTGCAGCGGAAGACCCTGCGGGACGGACTGAGCGAGGACACGACGGAGCTGGCCGACGAGATCACGCAGCTGCAGACACAGGACCTCAGCACCATAGACGCCGAAGGAGTGGAAAGAGCGCTCGACGCCTACCAGATGGCCAGAACCATCGTCGACGACACCGAGGCCGAACGCATCGACCTCGCCGGGGCCATGGTGCTGCTGCGCCAGGCCGGACGTGAGATCGCCGAGGTGAAGCTGCACAGATCGACCAAGCGCGGGACCCGGTCGCGGAAGTCCGATTCTGCCCGCGCCTCCGGCACGACGAAGTCAGCAAAGGCGCGGGGACTCCCGCAGAGTCTGTGCACTGTCAACCCTCTCCACGGAGAGGCGCGATCGAATCAGCTGGTGAGCACCGAGCGCAAGGGACACTTGGCGGGAAAGAGCGTTCGCGTCCCCGTCTGCAGCAGCTGCCTGTCCGATCTGCACTCCGGCCGCGAACTGCAGTGGATCTTCGACGGCGACCGACCCTACGTCGAGGGCCGCAGCGTTTGGGCACAGACGCTGTTCGGAGCGATCGGCGGCGATCTCGTCACCGCCCTGCACCGGCACGGCTCCTAGGGAACCGGCCGGCTGAGTCCACTCAGTCAGTGCACGTCCGACCGTTGCTCAGGCGGGTTCGGAATCAGACCAGGCGGTGCTCCCGGGGAATCGTCCGATCATGATCACCCGGCATGGAGCGGGCGGGCAGGGCCACCTCGGCGTCTCCCTGATCGACCCTCATCCCCTCGATATCGGCGAGCTGACGGGAAACGAAATCACGGTCGACCGGGGTCCCGTGACCGGGAACGAAGGTCCTCGCCTCAGGAAACGACAGCAGGGTGTGCAGGCTCGATGCCCATTCGCTCAAGGAAGCATCGGCCCCGGCCTGAGGTGCATCCGCCTCTTCGACGAGGTCGCCGGTGAAGACGATGCCGAGCTCGGGCAGTCGGACGACGAGGTCGGCCGTCGAATGTCCTCCGAGCACATGGAACTCGACCGGACAGCCACCGAGGTCGAGGTGCCACACATCACCGGGTGTCGGATCGACGGGCGAGACGTCGACGAGGAGCTGACCGGGATCCGTGGGTAGGCTCGACCGATATTCAGCCGGAAAGTCACCGTCCGCGACTCCGTCGAGAGCGATCCAGGCCGTGGCCTCTTGATCGGCGGCGAACGATGACGATGCGTACACGGCGGTGACCCCGGCGGAGACGGCTGCGGCGGCGCCGAAGAAGTGATCCCAATGATCATGGGTGATCGCGAGCTCGATCGCGCGGGGATGGCTGCCTCCGATCTCCTCGCCGAGGCGGCCCGCCCGCTCCACCAGATGTGCGGCGGCCGCGGGGCCGGGGCCCGCGTCGACGAGCAGAGAGCGGTCGGTGCCGACGATGATTCCGCAGTTGACTGCGGCCGGATCGAAGCTGAGGATACTCACTCGTGTCATGGTCGCAGTCTAGAATGTCTCCCACCGGCTGTCAGCGCGACGATGCGCGAAGGAGACATTGCAATGCGAGGCGGCCATCAGCGACGACAGAGGCCACAGATGGAGATCACTCGGATCAGGTCCGGACACGGCAACCCGGCGGCAATCGAGGCATTGATACCCGAGCTGCTGGCTTTCGACACTGTCATCAATCGAGCATCCGGGCTGGGGGAGGACTTTGACCCGATTCCCGAAGACCTGCGGCACTCGCTGACCAGCAGGAGCGAGTACCGGGCCACGCTCACCTGGATCGGTCGCAACCACGGAGACATCGTCGCCAGGGGCACTGCCGACCTGCGTCTGACGAGCAACACCGACACCGCAGAGCTCTGGTGCGCGGTCCGACCCGATCTGCGCCGACGAGGACTGGGCGCGGCCCTGCTCGAGCAGATGGAGTCCGATCTGGCGGCAGACGGACGGACCGCGCTGTCGACCTATTGTGAGATCCCGGAGTCTGTCAGAACTGCCGATCTGCGCGGGGCCCATCTTGCCGCCGAGACCGGTGCCGGGACGCTGCCGGTGGCTCTGCCGGAAGTGTCTTTCCTCAGCGCTCGCGGATACGGGCTCGCGCAGATCGAACGGTGCTCGGTCGCTCCGACCGCCACTGCGGCCGAGCTCGACCTCGGAGACATGGCCGACGACTACATCATCGAGACATGGCGCGGGCCGGTCCCGGAACAGCGGCTCGAGCACATCGCACTGTGCAAGCGCCGACTGAGCACCGACGTGCCGGGAGCAGCGAAATTCGGGGGAGAGGAGACCTGGGACGGTGAGCGGGTGAGGGCCCTCGACGTAGAGAAGGAAGCAAAAGGCGAAACCATGGCCACGGCGCTCGCCCTCCTCGACGGGGAGCCGGCGGGATACACGCAGGTCGGACACTCGCCCGATCGGCGGACCGTCGGGTGGCAGGGCGGAACTCTGGTGCTGAGCGAGCATCGTGGCCACCGGCTCGGCGCCAGGCTCAAGATCGCCAATCATCGCAGCCTCGCCGAGAACACGGCGGTCGACCGGGTGTACACGTGGAACGCCGTGGAGAATTCGTGGATGCTGGCGATCAACGATCAGGCGGGATTCGCCACGTGGGCCTGGGTGGGGATGTGGACGAAGAATCTGCACTGAAACCGTCGTCTTGCCAGACTTGACCAGATGCTATAAGCTTGATATTTGCATCGTTCTGCCTGTGGTGTGCCTTCATATAGCGGTGGGCACAGCATTTCCACTCAAGTGAACCATGCCGACGCCGGGAGTCGAAATCTGACACACCCCGTATATGTCGTGGATGTCCGGACGTCGCCGGAGCGAGTGGGCAGACGAAGTATCAGATGGTGAAGCACTCGGAAGGAACCAATTGGCCGCCGCCAACGACAACACCAGGACCGCTAATCCCCCCAAGAGAATTTCCTTCGCGAAGATTCGCGAGCCCCTCGAGGTTCCCGATCTGCTCGGTCTGCAGACGGACAGCTTCGACTGGCTGATCGGATCGGAGGCGTGGCAGGACCGCGTCGCCGAGGCCATCGAGATCGGGGACGACTCAGTCGCAACCACCTCGGGACTCGAAGACATCTTCGAAGAGATCTCGCCGATCGAAGACTTCGGCGGATCCATGTCGCTGTCGTTCCGCGAGCACCGGTTCGAAGCTCCCAAGTACTCGATCGATGAGTGCAAGGAACGCGATATGACCTACTCGGCGCCGCTGTACGTCACCGCCGAGTTCATGAACAACAACACGGGCGAGATCAAGAGCCAGACCGTGTTCATGGGTGACTTCCCCCTCATGACCGACAAGGGCACGTTCATCGTCAACGGCACCGAGCGCGTCGTCGTCTCCCAGCTCGTGCGTTCGCCCGGCGCCTACTTCGAATCCAGCGTCGACAAGACCACGGACAAGGACATCTTCACCGCGAAGATCATCCCGTCCCGCGGTGCCTGGCTGGAGTTCGAGGTCGACAAGCGCGACCAGGTCGGTGTTCGCCTCGATCGCAAGCGCAAGCAGTCCGTGACTGTTCTGCTCAAGGCCCTCGGCTGGTCCGAAGCGAAGATCCTCGAAGAGTTCGGCGAGTTCGAATCGATCCGCGAGACGATGGCCAAGGACACCGTCACCACGCAGGACGAAGCGCTGCTCGACATCTACAAGAAGCTGCGCCCGGCAGAGCCTGCGACCGCTGAGGCCGCTCGCAACCTGCTCAACAACCTGTACTTCAACCCGAAGCGCTACGACCTGGCCAAGGTCGGCCGCTACAAGGTCAACCGCAAGCTCGGCGTCGAAGCCCCGCTGTCGGACTCGGTGCTCTCCACCGAGGACGTCGTCGCCACCATCCGCTACCTCGTGTCTCTGCACGCCGGAGTGGACACGGCCAAGGGCACCCGCGACGGTGAAGAGGTCGAGATCAGCGTCAAGCTCGACGACATCGATCACTTCGGCAACCGCCGCATCCGTGCCGTCGGTGAGCTCATCGAGAACCAGATCCGCACCGGTCTGTCCCGGATGGAGCGCGTCGTGCGTGAGCGCATGACCACTCAGGACGTCGAGGCGATCACCCCGCAGACCCTGATCAACATCCGCCCCGTGGTGGCTGCGATCAAGGAGTTCTTCGGCACCTCGCAGCTCTCGCAGTTCATGGATCAGAACAACCCGCTCGCGGGTCTGACCCACAAGCGCCGTCTCTCCGCACTGGGACCCGGCGGTCTCTCGCGTGACCGTGCTGCCATGGAAGTCCGTGACGTGCACCCCTCGCACTACGGCCGCATGTGCCCGATCGAGACCCCCGAAGGTCCGAACATCGGTCTGATCGGTTCGCTGGCGTCCTACGCCCGCATCAACCCCTTCGGCTTCATCGAAACGCCTTACCGCAAGGTCGTCGACGGTGTCGTGACCGATGAGACGCAGTACCTGACCGCCGATGACGAACTCGAGTTCAACATCGCCCAGGCCAACGCACCGCTGACCGACGACCAGCGCTTCGCAGAGGTCGAGGTCCTGGCCCGTCCGAAGGGCGGCGGCGGTGAGGCCGAACTGGTCCAGCACGACCAGATCGACTTCATGGACGTCTCCGCACGTCAGATGGTGTCTGTGGCTTCGGCTCTGATTCCGTTCCTCGAGCACGACGACGCCAACCGCGCCCTCATGGGTGCGAACATGCAGCGTCAGGCCGTGCCGCTGGTGATGGCCGAATCCCCGGTCGTGGGCACCGGCATGGAATACCGTGCCGCCGTCGACGCCGGCGATGTCATCACCGCTGAGAAGTCCGGTGTCATCACCGAGGTCTCGGCCGATTACGTCACTGTGCTCGCCGACGACGGAACTCAGCTGACCTACAA from Brevibacterium sp. JSBI002 includes the following:
- the rpoB gene encoding DNA-directed RNA polymerase subunit beta is translated as MAAANDNTRTANPPKRISFAKIREPLEVPDLLGLQTDSFDWLIGSEAWQDRVAEAIEIGDDSVATTSGLEDIFEEISPIEDFGGSMSLSFREHRFEAPKYSIDECKERDMTYSAPLYVTAEFMNNNTGEIKSQTVFMGDFPLMTDKGTFIVNGTERVVVSQLVRSPGAYFESSVDKTTDKDIFTAKIIPSRGAWLEFEVDKRDQVGVRLDRKRKQSVTVLLKALGWSEAKILEEFGEFESIRETMAKDTVTTQDEALLDIYKKLRPAEPATAEAARNLLNNLYFNPKRYDLAKVGRYKVNRKLGVEAPLSDSVLSTEDVVATIRYLVSLHAGVDTAKGTRDGEEVEISVKLDDIDHFGNRRIRAVGELIENQIRTGLSRMERVVRERMTTQDVEAITPQTLINIRPVVAAIKEFFGTSQLSQFMDQNNPLAGLTHKRRLSALGPGGLSRDRAAMEVRDVHPSHYGRMCPIETPEGPNIGLIGSLASYARINPFGFIETPYRKVVDGVVTDETQYLTADDELEFNIAQANAPLTDDQRFAEVEVLARPKGGGGEAELVQHDQIDFMDVSARQMVSVASALIPFLEHDDANRALMGANMQRQAVPLVMAESPVVGTGMEYRAAVDAGDVITAEKSGVITEVSADYVTVLADDGTQLTYKAAKFKRSNHGTSYNQRILVDEGDRVEAGTVLADGPSTENGEMALGKNLLVAFMSWEGYNYEDAIILSQRLVQDDVLSSIHIEEHEVDARDTKLGAEEITRDIPNISPDALADLDDRGIIRIGAEVTDGDILVGKVTPKGETELTPEERLLRAIFGEKSREVRDTSLRVPHGEIGTVIGVRVFDRDDDDELSPGVNQMVRVYVAQRRKITIGDKMAGRHGNKGVISTILPVEDMPFLADGTPVDVILNPHGVPRRMNIGQVFEVHLGWISKQGWKIEGNPEWAAELPDAAREAEAGTNLATPVFDGAHEQELRGLLDSTTPNRDGDRLIDSSGKAQLFDGRSGEPFPYPISVGYMYMLKLHHLVDDKIHARSTGPYSMITQQPLGGKAQFGGQRFGEMEVWALEAYGAAYTLQELLTIKSDDIPGRVKVYEAIVKGENLPDPGIPESFKVLIKEMQSLCLNVEVLSSDGGHVEMGESEDEVYRAAEELGIDLSRREAQTVEEV